The Catenuloplanes niger genome includes a window with the following:
- a CDS encoding enoyl-CoA hydratase-related protein → MTEPLLIERSEGVLTLVLNRPESMNSLDVALKEALRDTLTEIEADRSVRAVVLTGAGRAFCVGQDLREHVAILEAGSVDPLSTVLAHYNPIAQRLANLPKPVVAAVRGTAAGAGASLAMLADFRIGGPGTSFLMAFANVGLAGDTGISWSLPRIVGHAKAVELLMLAEPVPAPAALDLGLLTRLTGSDDEVLPTAQELAARLAAGPTVAYGAIKRELSVGTAGTLSDALAAEAQAQAITGATTDHRNATTSFVNKEKPTFQGR, encoded by the coding sequence GTGACCGAACCGTTGCTGATCGAACGCTCCGAGGGCGTCCTGACGCTCGTGCTCAACCGTCCCGAGTCGATGAACTCACTGGACGTGGCGTTGAAGGAGGCGCTGCGGGACACGCTCACCGAGATCGAGGCGGACCGGTCCGTCCGCGCCGTCGTGCTCACCGGCGCCGGCCGCGCGTTCTGCGTCGGCCAGGACCTGCGCGAGCACGTAGCGATCCTGGAGGCCGGCTCCGTCGACCCGCTGTCCACGGTGCTCGCCCACTACAACCCGATCGCGCAGCGCCTGGCGAACCTGCCGAAGCCGGTCGTCGCCGCCGTCCGCGGCACGGCCGCCGGTGCCGGCGCGTCCCTGGCGATGCTGGCCGACTTCCGGATCGGCGGCCCCGGCACGTCGTTCCTGATGGCGTTCGCGAACGTCGGCCTGGCCGGCGACACCGGCATCTCCTGGTCGCTGCCCCGGATCGTCGGCCACGCCAAGGCCGTGGAGCTGCTCATGCTGGCCGAACCGGTCCCCGCCCCGGCCGCGCTGGACCTCGGCCTGCTCACCCGGCTCACCGGCTCCGACGACGAGGTGCTGCCCACCGCCCAGGAGCTCGCCGCCCGGCTCGCCGCCGGCCCCACCGTCGCCTACGGCGCGATCAAGCGCGAGCTCTCCGTCGGCACCGCCGGCACGCTCTCCGACGCGCTGGCCGCGGAGGCCCAGGCCCAGGCGATCACCGGTGCCACCACCGACCACCGCAACGCCACCACGTCGTTCGTCAACAAGGAGAAGCCCACCTTCCAGGGCCGCTGA